The nucleotide sequence TGGATGGAGTTTTTTTATTAAATCCCGAGCTTCATAGGGGTCTTCGGCCGTACCGACGACCTTAATGTCTGGAGTATCGCTTAAGAGGTGAGTCAGTAACTGCCTTACCAAAGGGGAGTCATCAACGACTAAGACTTTTATCATCACTTTTTCCTTTATGTTTGTACATGCATCCCATCATTTAAATCTTATTTATTCTAATTTACGCATGTCAAAACGAATACAAAATCTCTTAGGTTTAGCACCTTAAAGATTATTTCCCGTTGATTTTTTTGCCGTGATTTTCGTACCTCCATGGCCTAAGGGTCTGTATATGGTTTGGCCAATAAGGTCGAACTCTTCTGAAATATTTATTAATGTTTCCGAGTGGCCAATGAATAAATAGCCTTGAGGGCTGAGCATTTTTCTGAACTTTGTAATAATCTTTTGCTTGGTCACATTATCAAAATAGATAAGCACATTTCGACAAAATATTACATCGAAAGGTCCGTTCATTGGCCAAGTTCCTAATAGATTAAGTTGTTTAAAATGAACCATTTTTTTAATATTTGGTTGAATCTGTATATGCTGGTTATCCTCGGAGTATTTAACATACTTTTCAGTATAGCGTTTAGGCAAGTTGGTCACCGAATCTCTTGCGTAGCAGCCAGCAGACGCCTTCTTTAGTACATTGGTGTCCAGATCGGTAGCCAACATTTTTAAGTCGCATTGGGGCGAAGGAAAATGTTTTTCTAGTGTCATAGCAATACTGTAAGGTTCCTCGCCAGTAGAGCAAGCCGATGACCAGATCCTAAGCCGTTTTTTGTGTCCACTCTTCCATTCCGGCACGATGACTTGTTCAAGGTAGTTAAAGTGATGTTCCTCTCTAAAGAATGCAGTTAGGTTGGTCGTTAGTGCGTTAATAAAATTAATTCGTTCATCTGGAATATTAGTAACATATGAGCAATATTGAGTGAAATCTTTCAAGTTTAGTTGACGTAATCGACGACTCAGTCTCGAATACACCATATGTTTCTTTCTTTCCGGAAGTACTATCCCTGTGTTGTCGTAGGCAAGACTTCGAATAAATTCGAAGTCAGCCTTCGTCATAGAGAATTCCTTTTCGTCTATGATTTCCAATTGTCTCTCCTAAAACTCATTCCACTCTTCGTCGCTAATATTTAAGTTGCCATGAGAGTCACCAGAGACTAAAGCCAGTGGAGCAGAGGTGAGTCCTGAACTTGTCATCTCTTGGGCTTGAAAGAAGCTGAGTTGGCTCTTCATATTTCTTGCCTGTTCGGCCATCGCATCACCAGCAGCCGATACTTGCTCAACTAGTGCGGCGTTTTGCTGAGTCATCTCATCCATCTGAGATATCGCTTTATTAACTTCTTGGATTCCGGATGATTGTTGATCCGATGCGATACTTATTTGGCTTATCATATCGGCAACTTTCGTGACAGCTTGTACGATATCTTGAAGTGTTTCGCCAGATTGGTTCACCAGTTGAGTGCCATCGGTGACCTTGCCAACGCTGTCGCGGATCAGTTCTTTGATCTCCTTAGCCGCCCCTGCACTTCGTTGGGCAAGGTTACGCACCTCACCGGCAACGACAGCGAAGCCACGTCCCTGTTCCCCAGCTCTTGCAGCTTCAACTGCAGCATTCAATGCCAGTAGGTTGGTTTGAAAAGCAATCTCATCTATGACGCCAATGATGTCAGATATGCGTTTACTGGAGTCGTTTATGGCTTCCATAGCCGTAACAGCTTGTTCAACAACTTTACCTCCATGCTCGGCCTTGGTATTTGCTTCCTGGGCCAACTCATTAGCAAGTGTCGCATTTTGGGCGCTTTGGGTCACAGTTGCTGTCATCTCTTCCATGCTCGATGCCGTTTCTTCAAGTGACGCCGCTTGTTCTTCGGTTCGTTGGCTAAGATCTGAGTTACCTTGTGCTATCTCTTCGGCTCCTGATGTCACTGTATTGGCAGATTCATTAATGCCACCAATCACTTCCGTTAATCGAGTAGCGGTTGCGTTTGCATCTGTCTGTAGCTTGCTGAATTGGCCTTCGTAATCTCCATTTATTTGGCGAGTTAAATCACCTTTAGCTAACCCATCAAACATATTAACGACATCAGAAATTACACTGTCGGCAATGCCGACTAAGCGATTGAGTCCATTTGATAGATTGAGGAAGAAGCCCTCTTTACCTTCGGTTGACACCCTATGACTTAAGTCTCCGGCCGCCGCCGCTGAAATAATGGTATCGATCTCATGTTCAATAGCGACTTCTGCTGTGCGA is from Shewanella sp. MTB7 and encodes:
- a CDS encoding CheR family methyltransferase; its protein translation is MTKADFEFIRSLAYDNTGIVLPERKKHMVYSRLSRRLRQLNLKDFTQYCSYVTNIPDERINFINALTTNLTAFFREEHHFNYLEQVIVPEWKSGHKKRLRIWSSACSTGEEPYSIAMTLEKHFPSPQCDLKMLATDLDTNVLKKASAGCYARDSVTNLPKRYTEKYVKYSEDNQHIQIQPNIKKMVHFKQLNLLGTWPMNGPFDVIFCRNVLIYFDNVTKQKIITKFRKMLSPQGYLFIGHSETLINISEEFDLIGQTIYRPLGHGGTKITAKKSTGNNL